One window of Caldilineales bacterium genomic DNA carries:
- a CDS encoding thioredoxin family protein produces MATDPAALRCEGGADMVEVRVFTHPTCFTCPQAIRLAQRLADENPQVNLQIISLGSARGREIAKSLQVLSVPTVFVGETRFVGVPDWGQLKAAADLATHSG; encoded by the coding sequence ATGGCCACTGACCCCGCCGCGCTGCGCTGCGAAGGAGGCGCCGACATGGTTGAGGTACGCGTCTTCACCCACCCCACCTGCTTCACTTGTCCGCAGGCCATTCGCCTGGCGCAGCGCCTGGCGGATGAAAACCCGCAGGTCAATTTGCAGATCATCTCCCTGGGCAGCGCCCGCGGCCGCGAGATCGCCAAATCGTTGCAGGTGCTGTCGGTGCCCACGGTCTTCGTGGGCGAAACCCGCTTTGTGGGCGTGCCCGACTGGGGGCAGCTCAAAGCCGCCGCCGACCTGGCAACGCACAGCGGCTGA
- a CDS encoding DUF2269 domain-containing protein, with protein MSHFAITVFLHVFFAIVAVGTNMTYLVLLWWSRRQPDLVVYALKTIRMLDSRLANPAYMLVLLTGFVMVFTVPFPLTTPWILSGLVLYVVIAVLGIAVYAPAFRRQMQIAVRDGIEGEAYQRAARFANILLGAVALLAALIVFLMVVKPPLWAA; from the coding sequence ATGTCCCATTTTGCAATCACTGTTTTTCTGCACGTTTTCTTTGCCATCGTCGCCGTCGGCACGAACATGACCTATCTGGTGCTGCTATGGTGGTCAAGACGCCAGCCTGACCTGGTTGTTTACGCACTCAAAACGATCCGCATGCTCGATAGCCGCCTGGCGAACCCCGCCTACATGCTGGTGCTGTTGACCGGGTTTGTGATGGTCTTCACCGTCCCATTCCCGCTTACCACGCCCTGGATTCTGTCGGGGCTGGTGCTCTACGTGGTCATCGCCGTACTGGGAATTGCAGTCTATGCCCCGGCTTTCCGCAGGCAGATGCAGATCGCCGTGCGCGACGGCATCGAGGGCGAGGCGTACCAGCGGGCGGCGCGGTTCGCTAACATCCTCCTCGGGGCTGTGGCTTTGCTGGCTGCTCTCATCGTCTTTCTGATGGTAGTCAAGCCGCCGCTGTGGGCGGCGTGA
- a CDS encoding AAA family ATPase: MSPPLQIHLLGSFRLLHRGEAVKGFDQARLQELLAYLLLRRDCPLPRQQLAFLFWPDSIEEQARTNFRNLWHRLRRALPEADRFLRTDDLTVQWHAGDACWLDVAEFERHVQSAGSTAGDDNQAQRLEQAVALYGGELLPGCYSEWLLAERDRLAQAYAAAREQLAELYEARREYRRAIGQAQALLRHDPLHEPAYARLMRLQALNDDRAAALHTYHVCATALRRELDVEPGPETRTLYERLLKAGPQPAVQAAAEAAIPLVGREPEWRQLLQAWRAAVARPRLALITGEAGIGKTRLAEALAAWVGRQGIPALTAACYAAGGELAYAPVVAWLRGQPRPALADPWLRELSRLLPEILVERPNLPAPAPLTEKWQRLRLFEALAHAILTGRSALLLALDDLQWCDRDTLDWLHYLLTARLDLPRPPQLLVAATLRSGESDADAALAAWRAELARSGQLTEIELGPLSQDATLALAERVAGRPLDPALGPRLYQGTEGHPLFVVEMVRAGLGRDQAVMAAVELALPDKVRQVLAARLAQLSPAARGVLDLAAVVGRAFTFGVLAAASDLGEEALVAALDE; the protein is encoded by the coding sequence ATGTCACCACCCCTGCAGATTCACCTGCTTGGATCGTTTCGCCTGCTCCACCGCGGCGAGGCGGTCAAAGGCTTCGATCAGGCGCGCCTGCAGGAGCTGCTGGCCTACCTGCTGCTGCGGCGCGACTGCCCGTTGCCACGGCAACAGCTCGCCTTCCTCTTCTGGCCTGATTCGATCGAGGAGCAGGCGCGCACCAATTTCCGCAACCTGTGGCACCGCCTGCGCCGCGCCCTGCCCGAGGCAGACCGCTTTCTGCGCACCGACGACCTGACCGTGCAGTGGCACGCGGGCGACGCCTGTTGGCTGGATGTGGCCGAGTTCGAGCGCCACGTGCAGTCAGCCGGGTCAACCGCTGGCGACGACAACCAGGCGCAGCGCCTGGAGCAGGCCGTCGCCCTTTACGGCGGCGAGCTGCTGCCGGGCTGCTACAGCGAATGGCTGTTGGCCGAGCGGGATCGGCTGGCCCAGGCCTATGCGGCGGCGCGGGAGCAGTTGGCAGAGCTGTACGAAGCGCGGCGCGAGTATCGCCGGGCCATCGGCCAGGCGCAGGCGTTGCTGCGCCACGACCCGCTGCACGAGCCGGCCTACGCCCGGTTGATGCGCCTGCAGGCGTTGAACGATGACCGGGCGGCGGCGCTGCACACCTACCACGTCTGCGCCACGGCGCTGCGCCGCGAACTGGACGTGGAGCCAGGCCCGGAGACGCGCACCCTCTACGAGCGGCTGCTGAAGGCCGGCCCGCAGCCCGCGGTGCAGGCCGCAGCCGAAGCTGCCATCCCGCTGGTGGGGCGCGAGCCTGAGTGGCGGCAGCTGCTGCAAGCCTGGCGCGCCGCGGTCGCCCGCCCGCGGCTGGCCTTGATCACCGGCGAAGCGGGCATCGGCAAGACGCGGCTGGCCGAGGCGCTGGCCGCGTGGGTGGGCCGGCAGGGCATCCCCGCGCTGACCGCCGCCTGCTACGCGGCCGGCGGTGAACTGGCCTATGCGCCGGTGGTCGCCTGGCTGCGCGGCCAGCCGCGGCCCGCCCTGGCCGATCCCTGGCTGCGCGAGCTGTCCCGTCTGCTGCCCGAAATCCTCGTCGAGCGCCCGAACCTGCCGGCGCCGGCGCCGCTGACCGAGAAGTGGCAGCGGCTGCGTCTGTTCGAGGCGCTGGCCCATGCGATCCTTACCGGACGCAGCGCGCTGCTGCTGGCCCTGGACGACCTGCAGTGGTGCGACCGCGATACGCTGGACTGGCTGCACTACCTGTTGACGGCGCGGCTGGATCTGCCCAGGCCGCCGCAACTGCTGGTGGCGGCCACGCTGCGCAGCGGGGAGAGCGACGCGGATGCCGCCCTGGCCGCATGGCGGGCCGAACTGGCCCGCAGCGGCCAACTGACCGAGATCGAACTGGGCCCGCTGAGCCAGGACGCCACCCTGGCGCTGGCGGAGCGGGTGGCGGGCCGGCCGCTCGACCCGGCGCTGGGGCCGCGGCTTTATCAGGGCACGGAGGGCCACCCGCTGTTCGTGGTCGAGATGGTGCGCGCCGGCCTGGGGCGAGATCAGGCGGTGATGGCCGCGGTCGAGCTGGCGCTGCCGGACAAGGTGCGCCAGGTGTTGGCCGCCCGCCTGGCGCAGCTTTCGCCCGCGGCGCGCGGCGTGCTCGATCTGGCCGCGGTAGTGGGCCGGGCGTTCACCTTCGGCGTGCTGGCGGCCGCCAGCGACCTGGGCGAGGAAGCCCTGGTCGCGGCGCTGGATGAGT
- a CDS encoding sulfurtransferase TusA family protein produces MALSADQTLDCTGMLCPMPVVKTTKTIRGMEVGQVLKMIATDPGAPPDMAAWARQTGNLILQESQEDGKFVFFIKRAK; encoded by the coding sequence ATGGCACTTTCAGCCGATCAAACGTTGGATTGCACCGGCATGCTCTGCCCCATGCCGGTGGTCAAGACGACCAAGACAATCAGGGGCATGGAGGTTGGACAAGTGTTGAAGATGATTGCCACGGATCCGGGCGCGCCGCCCGATATGGCGGCCTGGGCCCGGCAGACCGGCAATCTCATCCTACAGGAATCCCAAGAGGATGGAAAGTTCGTTTTCTTTATCAAGCGCGCCAAGTAA
- a CDS encoding DsrE/DsrF/DrsH-like family protein, with translation MTRSNPDGPKRLALIASKGTLDWAYPPFILATAGAAMGWEVGMFFTFYGLPLLCHDIKAAVSPLGNPAMPMKMPFGSPGFQNIDWPIPTVLMSVPGFNAMTTGLMKKQFHNKGVATVAELRDMAVDLDVKLIGCQMTMDVFGFKKEDFIESCTVGGAAMFLEFAAEAEVSLFV, from the coding sequence GTGACTCGATCCAATCCTGACGGCCCCAAACGCCTGGCCCTGATTGCCAGCAAAGGCACGCTGGACTGGGCCTATCCTCCCTTCATCCTGGCCACCGCCGGCGCGGCGATGGGCTGGGAGGTGGGCATGTTTTTCACCTTTTATGGCCTGCCCCTGCTCTGCCATGACATCAAGGCCGCGGTCTCGCCCCTGGGCAACCCGGCCATGCCAATGAAAATGCCCTTTGGCTCGCCCGGTTTCCAAAACATTGACTGGCCGATCCCCACCGTGCTGATGTCTGTGCCGGGGTTCAACGCCATGACCACCGGGCTGATGAAGAAGCAGTTCCACAACAAAGGCGTGGCCACGGTGGCAGAACTGCGCGACATGGCGGTGGATCTCGATGTCAAGTTGATCGGCTGCCAGATGACGATGGATGTCTTCGGTTTCAAGAAGGAAGACTTCATCGAGAGCTGCACGGTTGGCGGCGCGGCGATGTTCCTGGAGTTTGCCGCCGAGGCGGAAGTCTCGTTGTTTGTGTAA
- a CDS encoding response regulator transcription factor, whose product MTDKTIRILIVDDHAVVRKGLAMVLRLESDFEVVGEAGNGQQALALARTQRPDLVLLDLILPGMDGVQIARALRALLPAVRILVLSGAELDERLSEIMAAGVDGYVLKEIEPEDLKQAIRAVAEGESYLHPAVARQVLRRLQARGQAPSPAAAPISPREHEVLRLMATEATYRQIGEQLTIGEETVRSHAKSILRKLDQPNRVQAVLAAVRLGLIELGE is encoded by the coding sequence ATGACTGACAAGACCATCCGCATCCTGATCGTGGACGACCACGCCGTGGTGCGCAAGGGCCTGGCCATGGTGCTGCGCCTGGAAAGCGATTTCGAGGTGGTGGGCGAGGCCGGCAACGGGCAACAGGCCCTGGCGCTGGCGCGCACGCAGCGCCCCGACCTGGTCTTGCTCGACCTCATCCTCCCCGGCATGGATGGGGTGCAGATCGCACGGGCGTTGCGGGCGCTGCTGCCGGCGGTGCGCATCCTCGTCCTCTCCGGCGCCGAGCTGGATGAGCGGCTGAGCGAGATCATGGCCGCGGGCGTGGATGGCTACGTTCTCAAGGAGATCGAGCCGGAGGACTTGAAACAGGCGATTCGGGCCGTGGCCGAGGGGGAATCGTATCTGCACCCGGCAGTGGCGCGTCAGGTGCTGCGGCGCCTGCAAGCGCGCGGGCAGGCGCCGTCGCCAGCGGCCGCCCCGATCAGCCCGCGTGAGCATGAAGTGCTCAGGTTGATGGCGACCGAGGCCACCTACCGCCAGATCGGCGAGCAGTTGACCATCGGCGAGGAGACGGTGCGCAGCCACGCCAAGAGCATCCTGCGCAAGCTCGACCAGCCCAACCGCGTGCAGGCCGTGCTGGCCGCCGTGCGTTTGGGGCTGATCGAGTTGGGGGAGTAG
- a CDS encoding GAF domain-containing protein codes for MTTAETHQPRLFLFILAYRWTSLLPALWLWLWPGSSRGQGLPVGVALGLAVTSALLITLWQRPLNAQLARRPALLALDMLFTAGLLAISGGAASPYYLYALSPLWAGAFFFQMRGALLAAAAFTPLYAAALVISHRAYGSPIDAEMVFTQLAGAWLIGLLFGYLSVLLKQLQQAHADLSQTGANLAQQNLELGEAHRQLKLIHNLTVLLQATPDIRSVQDQVLSALTHDLGFAKAAVGLVDPRLMVLGGWQLSPAPATTERLPTMALAPESGLLALSLLECQPQTCAPGQPLSAAAELNAWLGQEHWRILPLFLRGNPVGVLLIAQGGEAGGISEEQQVMLDLIVHQAAVALGTTVLCIDRARSLAVEQERNRIAKDIHDTVAQSLFGIVFSLEACIAMLPEQATAVKQDLLELRELASEARLQVRRSILDLWPSELTLERFKADLNSYANHCSGGRRFQVQFVTQGDFDALSPTVRRALYRVTQEALANAARHAGVDAAAVTLHIGPQQLSLCVSDEGVGFDPERALARQDDRERFGLLGIQQRVQALGGELRLRSQIGAGTSLSVSIPLNGSSGHD; via the coding sequence GTGACCACAGCAGAGACCCACCAACCTCGACTCTTCCTGTTCATCCTGGCCTACCGCTGGACCAGTCTGCTGCCCGCGCTGTGGCTGTGGCTGTGGCCGGGCAGCAGCCGCGGCCAGGGCCTGCCCGTCGGCGTCGCCCTGGGCCTGGCCGTCACCTCTGCCCTGCTCATCACGCTCTGGCAGCGCCCGCTCAACGCCCAACTGGCCCGCCGGCCCGCCCTGCTGGCGCTGGATATGCTCTTCACCGCCGGCCTGCTGGCGATCAGCGGCGGCGCCGCCAGCCCCTATTACCTCTACGCCCTCAGCCCGTTGTGGGCCGGCGCCTTCTTCTTCCAGATGCGGGGCGCGCTGTTGGCCGCCGCCGCCTTCACCCCTCTTTACGCCGCGGCCCTGGTCATCAGCCATCGCGCCTACGGCAGCCCCATTGACGCTGAGATGGTCTTCACGCAACTGGCCGGCGCCTGGCTGATCGGCCTGCTCTTCGGCTATCTCTCGGTGCTCCTGAAACAACTGCAACAGGCGCACGCCGACCTCTCCCAGACCGGCGCCAACCTTGCCCAGCAGAACCTCGAACTGGGAGAAGCGCATCGCCAGCTCAAGTTGATCCACAACCTGACGGTGCTGCTGCAAGCCACGCCCGACATCCGCTCGGTGCAAGACCAGGTGTTGAGCGCCCTCACCCATGATTTGGGGTTCGCCAAAGCCGCGGTCGGCCTGGTGGATCCGCGTCTGATGGTGCTGGGCGGCTGGCAGCTGTCCCCGGCCCCGGCCACGACGGAGCGGTTGCCGACGATGGCGCTGGCTCCCGAAAGCGGGTTGCTGGCGCTGAGCCTGCTGGAATGCCAGCCCCAAACCTGCGCGCCCGGCCAGCCGCTCAGCGCCGCGGCGGAGCTAAACGCCTGGTTGGGCCAGGAGCACTGGCGCATCCTGCCCCTCTTTCTGCGGGGGAATCCGGTGGGCGTGCTGCTGATCGCCCAGGGCGGCGAGGCGGGCGGGATCAGCGAGGAGCAGCAGGTGATGCTCGACCTGATCGTGCATCAGGCGGCGGTGGCCTTGGGCACCACCGTGCTCTGCATCGACCGTGCCCGCAGCCTGGCCGTGGAGCAAGAGCGCAACCGCATCGCCAAAGACATCCATGACACCGTCGCCCAGAGCCTGTTCGGCATCGTCTTTTCCCTGGAGGCGTGCATCGCCATGCTGCCGGAGCAGGCGACGGCGGTGAAACAGGATCTGCTGGAACTGCGTGAGCTGGCCAGCGAAGCCCGCTTGCAGGTGCGTCGCTCGATCCTCGACCTCTGGCCCTCGGAACTGACGCTGGAGCGGTTCAAGGCCGACCTGAACAGCTACGCCAACCATTGCAGCGGCGGGCGCCGCTTCCAGGTGCAGTTCGTCACCCAGGGCGATTTCGACGCCCTCTCGCCCACCGTCCGCCGGGCGCTGTATCGAGTGACGCAAGAGGCGCTGGCCAACGCCGCCCGCCATGCCGGCGTGGACGCGGCCGCCGTCACCCTGCACATCGGCCCGCAGCAGCTCTCGCTCTGCGTCAGCGACGAGGGCGTGGGTTTCGACCCCGAACGGGCGCTGGCGCGCCAGGACGACCGCGAACGCTTCGGCCTGCTCGGCATCCAGCAGCGGGTGCAGGCCCTGGGCGGCGAGTTGCGCCTGCGCAGCCAGATCGGGGCCGGGACCTCCCTCTCGGTCAGCATCCCCCTCAACGGCAGCAGCGGCCATGACTGA
- a CDS encoding MFS transporter, translating into MNITDNRTRNRILLVLFLGVLMGALDIAIVGPALHSIKTAFGVDDRLLAWTFTIYVLFNLIGTPLMAKLSDLFGRRAVYVADVALFALGSLAVALSSSFPMLLAGRALQGFGAGGIFPVASAVIGDTFPPEKRGGALGLIGAVFGLAFIIGPILGGVLLMAGWQWLFIVNLPVALVVIGMGLRLLPATRTASRKAFDWQGMAALSLALAALTYGINQIDTAHFGASLLSLQVWPFLLLALLLALLFWQIERRAADPILRMSLFGARQAVLANALSAGAGLGEAGLVFMPPLAAAALGMTSSTASFMLMPVVLAMSVGSPLAGRFLDRLGSKTVVLAGAALLALGMVVLSQGASSLALFIVAGALIGLGLSALLGAPVRYIMLNEAPAADRTAAQGAITLFTSIGQLISGAAVGAVAASQGGGSAGYSAAYLVIGGVAVVLTLLALGLKGRAAELATVQRHAARSEASQGA; encoded by the coding sequence ATGAACATTACAGACAACCGTACTCGCAACCGCATTCTCCTGGTGCTGTTCCTGGGCGTGCTGATGGGCGCACTCGACATCGCCATCGTCGGCCCGGCATTACATTCGATCAAAACCGCGTTTGGGGTGGATGATCGCCTGCTGGCCTGGACCTTCACCATCTACGTCCTTTTCAACCTGATCGGCACGCCGCTGATGGCGAAGCTGTCCGACCTCTTTGGTCGCCGCGCCGTTTACGTGGCCGATGTGGCGCTGTTCGCCCTCGGCTCGCTGGCTGTGGCCCTCTCGTCCTCGTTCCCGATGCTGCTGGCCGGGCGAGCGCTGCAAGGGTTCGGCGCCGGCGGCATCTTCCCGGTCGCCAGCGCCGTGATCGGCGACACCTTTCCGCCGGAAAAGCGCGGCGGCGCCCTGGGGCTGATCGGCGCGGTGTTCGGGCTGGCTTTCATCATCGGCCCGATTCTGGGCGGCGTCCTGCTGATGGCGGGCTGGCAGTGGCTCTTCATCGTCAACCTGCCGGTGGCGCTGGTGGTGATCGGCATGGGTCTGCGTCTGCTGCCGGCCACGCGCACGGCCAGCCGCAAGGCGTTCGACTGGCAGGGCATGGCGGCGCTGAGCCTGGCGCTGGCCGCGCTGACCTACGGCATCAACCAGATTGACACGGCCCACTTCGGCGCCAGCCTGCTCTCGCTGCAGGTCTGGCCCTTCCTGCTGCTGGCCCTGCTCCTGGCGCTGCTCTTCTGGCAGATCGAGCGCCGCGCCGCCGACCCGATCCTGCGCATGAGCCTCTTCGGCGCGCGCCAGGCCGTGCTGGCCAACGCGCTCTCCGCGGGCGCGGGCCTGGGCGAGGCCGGGCTGGTGTTCATGCCGCCGCTGGCGGCCGCGGCGCTGGGCATGACCAGTTCGACGGCCAGCTTCATGCTGATGCCGGTGGTGCTGGCGATGTCGGTGGGGTCGCCGCTGGCCGGCCGCTTCCTCGATCGTCTCGGCTCGAAAACGGTGGTGCTGGCGGGCGCGGCGCTGCTGGCCCTGGGCATGGTTGTGCTCAGCCAGGGCGCCAGCAGCCTGGCGCTCTTCATCGTCGCCGGCGCGCTGATCGGTCTGGGGCTGTCGGCGCTGCTGGGCGCGCCGGTGCGCTACATCATGCTCAACGAGGCGCCGGCGGCCGACCGCACCGCGGCCCAGGGCGCGATCACCCTTTTCACCAGCATCGGCCAGTTGATCAGCGGCGCGGCTGTGGGCGCGGTGGCGGCCTCGCAGGGCGGCGGCAGCGCCGGCTACAGCGCCGCCTACCTGGTGATCGGCGGCGTCGCGGTGGTGCTGACGCTGCTGGCGCTCGGGCTCAAAGGCCGCGCGGCTGAACTGGCGACGGTGCAGCGCCATGCAGCGCGTTCCGAAGCCAGCCAGGGCGCGTAG
- a CDS encoding TetR/AcrR family transcriptional regulator gives MTATAPPMTRDRIIEQATRLFVGRGYHAMSMREIAEAVGVTKAALYYHFSDKEALFMAVLTASLDRLEGIVQAARSAGGTTRAQVEAMAQGIFGQSPDQRAIIRLARQEIATLSPARLEEFGRLYQARFIGQVEAILAEGVARGDLRPLDPRQTTRLLLGMLYPFLDAAHDPEAGAADVALALTIFFEGAEHRAP, from the coding sequence ATGACAGCCACCGCGCCGCCCATGACCCGCGACCGCATCATCGAGCAGGCCACGCGCCTGTTCGTGGGCCGCGGCTATCACGCCATGTCCATGCGCGAGATCGCGGAGGCGGTGGGCGTGACCAAAGCCGCGCTCTACTATCACTTCAGCGACAAGGAAGCGTTGTTCATGGCCGTGCTGACCGCCAGCCTGGATCGGCTCGAAGGCATTGTGCAGGCGGCGCGGTCAGCGGGGGGAACCACGCGCGCCCAGGTGGAGGCGATGGCGCAGGGCATCTTCGGCCAATCTCCCGATCAGCGTGCGATCATCCGGCTGGCGCGGCAGGAAATCGCGACCCTGAGTCCCGCACGTCTGGAGGAGTTCGGTCGCCTCTACCAGGCCAGGTTCATCGGCCAGGTGGAGGCGATCCTGGCGGAGGGCGTGGCGCGGGGCGACCTGCGCCCGCTCGATCCGCGCCAGACCACGCGGCTGCTGCTGGGGATGCTCTATCCCTTCCTCGACGCCGCGCATGACCCGGAGGCCGGCGCCGCTGACGTGGCGCTGGCGTTGACCATCTTCTTCGAGGGTGCTGAGCACCGCGCGCCCTGA
- a CDS encoding DsrE family protein — protein sequence MWREREDEDVKRVLYVQTHGRDTPERSATPFFLATAAAAMDNEVAIYFTMNGPQLLARGAPEAIIVPKAGGGGRALRFFIDQALDMDVRLFVCQPSLDLHGYTMADMIEGVEMIGGAAFNDMALRADAVISF from the coding sequence ATGTGGCGTGAACGCGAGGATGAAGATGTCAAGCGTGTCCTGTATGTGCAGACGCACGGCCGGGATACGCCCGAACGCAGCGCAACCCCCTTCTTTCTAGCCACGGCCGCTGCGGCCATGGACAACGAGGTCGCCATCTATTTCACCATGAACGGGCCGCAGCTGCTGGCCCGGGGCGCGCCTGAAGCGATCATCGTGCCCAAGGCCGGGGGCGGGGGCAGAGCCTTGCGCTTCTTCATTGACCAGGCGCTGGACATGGACGTGCGCTTGTTCGTCTGCCAGCCCTCGCTCGATCTGCACGGCTACACCATGGCCGACATGATCGAGGGCGTGGAGATGATCGGCGGCGCCGCCTTCAACGACATGGCGCTGCGCGCCGACGCCGTGATCTCCTTCTGA
- a CDS encoding multidrug effflux MFS transporter, whose protein sequence is MPPPKPATAPRLGEFVAMMALMTSLVAMSIDLMLPALADIGAELGVQRHNDNQLIVTMIFLGLAVGQLFYGPLSDSIGRKRAIYLGYGVFFIGTLLALFAASFPMMLAGRLLQGLGVAGPRGVSLALIRDRFEGRPMAQVMSFISVIFILVPVIAPSLGQAILLVASWRAMFLVLLLMGVVSLLWFALRQPETLPAARRAPLSARRIARALREVLGNPIALGYTLMAGLIAGAFQGYLSSAQQIFQIQYGLGALFPLIFAVNALAIGLASFLNARLVLRYGMRALLRTALLGLCGLAVLLVGVALAMGGQPPLWLFMALLMPIFFCVGVLFGNMNALAMEPLGHIAGVGAAVVGSLSILLATPLGAAVGQTYNGTVTPLALGFALLGLGALALMRWAEARRAAALHPQPLSH, encoded by the coding sequence ATGCCACCCCCCAAACCCGCAACCGCCCCGCGCCTGGGCGAATTCGTGGCCATGATGGCGCTGATGACCTCGCTGGTCGCCATGTCCATCGATCTGATGCTGCCGGCGCTGGCCGACATCGGTGCCGAATTGGGTGTGCAGCGCCACAACGACAATCAGTTGATCGTAACCATGATCTTCCTGGGGCTGGCCGTGGGCCAATTGTTCTACGGCCCCCTGTCCGACAGCATCGGGCGCAAGCGGGCCATCTACCTGGGCTACGGCGTCTTCTTCATCGGCACGCTGCTGGCCCTCTTCGCCGCCAGCTTCCCCATGATGCTGGCAGGGCGGCTGTTGCAGGGCCTGGGCGTGGCCGGGCCGCGGGGCGTCTCCCTGGCCTTAATCCGCGACCGCTTCGAGGGCCGGCCCATGGCCCAGGTGATGTCGTTCATCAGCGTCATCTTCATCCTCGTGCCGGTGATCGCCCCCAGCCTGGGCCAGGCCATCCTGCTGGTAGCCAGTTGGCGGGCCATGTTCCTGGTACTGCTCCTCATGGGCGTGGTCTCGCTGCTCTGGTTTGCCCTGCGCCAGCCGGAGACGCTGCCGGCGGCGCGGCGGGCGCCGTTGTCGGCCAGGCGCATCGCCCGCGCCCTGCGCGAGGTGCTGGGCAACCCCATCGCCCTGGGCTACACCCTCATGGCCGGGCTGATCGCCGGCGCCTTCCAGGGCTACCTCAGCTCGGCCCAGCAAATCTTCCAGATTCAGTACGGCCTGGGCGCCCTCTTTCCCCTCATCTTCGCGGTCAACGCCCTGGCCATCGGCCTGGCCTCTTTCCTCAACGCCCGGCTGGTGCTGCGCTATGGCATGCGCGCCCTGCTGCGCACGGCCCTGCTCGGCCTGTGTGGGCTGGCCGTGCTTCTCGTCGGCGTGGCCCTGGCCATGGGCGGGCAGCCGCCGCTGTGGCTGTTCATGGCCTTGCTGATGCCGATCTTCTTCTGCGTGGGCGTCCTTTTTGGCAACATGAACGCCCTGGCCATGGAGCCGCTGGGCCACATCGCTGGCGTGGGTGCGGCGGTGGTCGGTTCGCTCTCGATCCTGCTAGCCACACCCCTGGGTGCGGCGGTCGGACAGACCTACAACGGCACGGTGACGCCGCTGGCCCTGGGCTTTGCCCTGCTAGGATTGGGCGCGCTGGCCCTGATGCGCTGGGCCGAGGCCCGTCGCGCCGCCGCCCTTCACCCCCAACCGCTCTCCCACTGA
- a CDS encoding DMT family transporter, translating to MRLAASLAVGDGGFCLPAGIGAMKSTTASVAAANRRRITIAFSPCPVLHDCTPIWSLWRHRRENSGLDGNQTRPVPQATERAPYRASQGTQAEAFIMSAPMNRIVGIILVTVSAASFGTLAILGRYAYADGMNVQTILFLRFSLAAAPMLALLRVRRQRLPRGPVLLRLIGMGAVGYVGQAMAYLTALKYASAGLVALLLYLYPIFVALLAVLLLHEPLTGGKGLALGLALTGTVLTVGPLGGQALGMLLAVSGAAIYAIYIIVGAQVMRQVSSVQSSAVIFTSAGLSAGVLALLTGLRLPVTGSGWAAMAAMVVVATLLPVVTFLAGLARIGPTNASMLSTLEPVVTVLLAAWWLHETLAPVALLGGGLILVAVLVVTHGELRRRPPSPAEDGAVGSGPVGASPPAASAAEPPATA from the coding sequence ATGCGGCTGGCTGCGAGTCTGGCGGTGGGCGATGGCGGCTTTTGTCTGCCGGCGGGCATTGGTGCGATGAAGTCTACCACGGCGTCTGTCGCCGCGGCGAACCGCCGTCGCATCACCATCGCTTTCTCGCCCTGCCCTGTTCTCCATGACTGCACGCCCATCTGGTCATTGTGGCGCCATCGGCGCGAGAATAGCGGCCTTGACGGAAACCAAACCCGGCCCGTCCCGCAGGCCACGGAGCGAGCGCCGTACCGGGCGAGCCAGGGCACGCAAGCAGAGGCTTTTATCATGTCAGCGCCGATGAATCGCATCGTTGGGATCATTCTCGTGACGGTATCGGCGGCCTCCTTCGGCACGCTCGCCATCCTGGGGCGTTATGCCTATGCCGACGGCATGAATGTCCAGACGATCCTGTTCTTACGCTTTTCGTTGGCAGCGGCGCCGATGCTGGCCTTGTTGCGGGTGCGGCGCCAGCGGTTGCCACGCGGCCCGGTGCTGCTGCGGCTGATCGGCATGGGCGCGGTCGGTTATGTCGGTCAGGCCATGGCCTACCTGACGGCGCTGAAGTATGCTTCGGCGGGGTTGGTGGCTTTGCTGCTCTACCTCTATCCGATCTTCGTGGCTCTGCTGGCCGTGCTGCTGCTGCACGAGCCTCTCACGGGCGGCAAAGGGCTGGCCCTGGGCCTGGCGCTGACCGGCACCGTTCTCACGGTGGGGCCATTGGGCGGCCAGGCTCTAGGCATGCTGCTGGCGGTCAGCGGGGCGGCGATCTATGCGATCTACATCATCGTCGGGGCGCAGGTGATGCGGCAGGTTTCGTCTGTGCAATCTTCGGCGGTGATCTTCACCTCCGCCGGGCTGAGCGCGGGCGTGTTGGCGCTGCTGACTGGCCTGCGTCTTCCGGTCACAGGCAGCGGCTGGGCGGCGATGGCGGCGATGGTGGTGGTGGCCACCTTGCTGCCGGTCGTGACCTTTCTCGCCGGGCTGGCGCGGATTGGGCCGACCAATGCGTCGATGCTCTCCACCCTGGAGCCGGTGGTGACAGTCCTGCTGGCGGCCTGGTGGTTGCACGAGACGCTGGCGCCGGTCGCTTTGCTCGGCGGTGGGCTTATCCTCGTGGCGGTCCTGGTGGTGACGCATGGCGAATTGCGCCGCCGGCCACCGTCTCCGGCAGAGGATGGGGCCGTGGGGAGCGGCCCGGTTGGGGCCAGCCCGCCCGCCGCCTCCGCGGCTGAACCTCCGGCGACCGCTTAG